The Epinephelus lanceolatus isolate andai-2023 chromosome 16, ASM4190304v1, whole genome shotgun sequence nucleotide sequence AGAGGTAGAATGCCAGCTTAGACAGCCCTTAAATATCCTggtccacatacacacaggtgaggcAAATTGGCCTGACAACCTGCCCACAACTTCACCCAGGAAGTGAGAAAGCCAGTGAGCAGACAGAGGGGCAGGCCGTCACACGAGGCCAGTCCGGCCCAAGTCTGGCTCCAGAGGGGGTCCCTGTACCGGGTGAGGTACTTGAGCTCCGTTTTACCTGTTCCATCAGGGACCCACTTGCCTTGGGGGACCCTACCAGGTGgtaggggcagcagtagctcagtccatagggacttgggttgggaaccatatggtcgcctgttcaagtccctgtccggaccaaatatggagcatggactggtgccatttcacctcctgggcactgtcgaggtgcccttgagcaaggcactggcgcctgtcatgggcatccccctcactctgacatctctccacttagtgtggagtgcatgcatttttccccgttaaagggttttttggggagtttttcctgatcagctgtgagggtcataaggacagagggatgtcgtatgctgtaaagccctgtgaggcaaattgtgatttgtgatattgggctttataaataaaattgattgattgattgatgtataggtcctgtttgtgcatgtgtgtgttcggacctgtgtcttaatgacaacagagtgaaaaaatttaatttcccctcagggggattaataaagtatataaaatgaaaaaaaaacataccagGGTCTCGGGATGTTTTAGGATTTAAGGTAAGGACTCAGTGGTCTACACGTGGCCAGTGCTGACGTTGTCGGTttgttactctgaggtttctatGTAACGGTGTTCCATGTCCCGTGTTTCAGATTTTTTATGTTACCACCACATGACACTTTTAACATTACTACAACCAGAGAGGACCATAATGACATCATGGTTTAATGTaacgtctctgtctctgtttcctgtttcctgtttggtgcagaggtccagcagcagctgttggtggttaaagaagaggttccccctgagcagcaggagtggagctccagtgtggaccaggaggacccagagcccccacacattaaagaggaagaggaggaactgtggagcagtcaggagggagagcagcttcaagggctggaggaggctgatatcaccaagttcacattcactcctgtccctgtgaagagtgaagatgatgaagagaaacctcagtctgagGGACACCACTGTggaggaccaggaccaggaccagtgCCTAGAGACTCTTCTGAAGCTGATGtagaggactgtggaggaccagGACCAGACAGGCACTCGCATCCGGATTCAGATTTACTACCAGACACTGAAGACTACTCCCTGAACTCTTCTGAGACTGACGACAGTGATTGGTCACAATCAAATGAAGCCCAGTCGGGCGTGGAGGGTCAGAAACACAGTGACTCCCCTGAGGGCGATTCGTCAACAAAGGAGAGACCGTTTCCTTGCTCCTACTGCGGAAAAAGATTCAGTCTGAAGGGAAACCTAAACCGACACATCAGAGACCACACAGGTGAACGACCGTTTCCCTGCACCGGCTGTGACAAGTCGTTTAAAGACAGCGGGTCGTTGACGGCACACATGAGGTGTCACACCGGAGAGCAGCCATACAGCTGTCTGTTCTGCGGGAAGAACTTCAGCGGCCGAGGGAACATGACCCGGCACATGAGGATCCACACCGGCGAGAAACCCTTCACCTGCTCAGTGTGCAGCAAAAGCTTCCACGTCAAAGAGCACCTCAACCGACACATGAAGTACCACACCGGCGAGAAACCCTTCAGCTGTTCCGTCTGCGGGAAAGGTTGCGCCCAGAAAACGGACCTGAAGAAGCACATGAGGGTCCACACGGGGGAGAAACCCTTCAGCTGTCCGTTCTGTGGGAAGTGCTGTGCTGAGAAAGGAGACCTGACCAAACACATGAGGGTCCACACAGGGGAGAAACCGTTCAGCTGCAACATCTGCGGGAAAAGCTGTGCCCAGAAGGGGAGCCTGAAGATCCACATGAGGACGCACACTGGAGAGAAACCCTTCAGCTGCTCCGTCTGTGGCAAGTGTTTTACCGTGACGGGacatttaaaaagacacatGAAGCTGCACGCCACCGACAGTCAGCAGGCAGACGGACGGGAGGCCGACAGTCAGCAGGCCGACGGACGGGAGGCCAAGGCCACAAACTCGTGTTCAGATAAAGTCCAACAGGAAGCCGAACCGGGGAAAACATCGTGATGGTCCATCAGTCAGGAGACACAGATACATTCGACTGTTACAGATAGAGTTTCCACGGGCAGGTAGGTCCTGGAAAAGttatttccaggcctggaaatggtACGGAAGTAACTGGAAGCTGAACCTGTAAACACATTGTGATGGTCCGTCAGTCAGGAGATACATTAACCAAGCTCCTCATGACTCGACTGTCACGGTGTTCCAGCGAGGAAGGTCCTGGAAAAGTTCTTTCCAGGCCTTGAAATGGTTTGGAACCAAACCCAAAAACACGTCTGACATTACACAACATACGTTCCTCATATCAGTAATTTAAAATCTAGCGTGACCCTATGTGACCCTATGTTAAAACATCACTGGTATCACGTGATGACCAGATTCAAAATGTTGCAGAGGCCACGTCCCTTTTTGGGAGAAGGAAGCGTGTTGTAACATcagcagagaaacaggaagttgCCAAATGCCGATGTTCTCCCCATCTAGGCATGGGTTTTGTGAGTCAACTGTACAGTTGCTGAAGCTAATTAACTTAGTATTAGATGTCAGTCATACGAGTTGTTTATCATTCAGCATTGTTTATGGATCTAGCACCGTTAGCTGTGAGCTCAGACACCTCCACCTCTGGTTTCGCCCTGTttaacactgttagcactgttagctgctggcTCAGACACTTCCACCTCTGGTTTCGCCCTGTTTAACAccattagcactgttagctcaGACACCGccatgttgagaaccgtgtGCATACAATCTGACTTTACGGCAGATCATGTTGTTCACATGAATCAAGTCACAGATCTGCAGCTTTGATCCGACCAATGGGAGGAGAGAACAGTGTCACCTGACTGATCACATGATCCGAGAGTCAGTCTGACGGACACACAGGTTGTTAACAGACAATAAAGTTTTATGAATCACTTCATATTATTAAATACcaataatgtttatttattggcTGCAGTTGAGTCATGTGATGTTT carries:
- the LOC117263074 gene encoding uncharacterized protein LOC117263074, whose translation is MKMCAVQLLRVSVHERISAAAEDFLLRLEKAREAAEIPELRALLTERLTAAAEEIVGLLEETVAEYEDRVERSEREICRQRRLLDAVLKPEVRLHRAEVQQQLLVVKEEVPPEQQEWSSSVDQEDPEPPHIKEEEEELWSSQEGEQLQGLEEADITKFTFTPVPVKSEDDEEKPQSEGHHCGGPGPGPVPRDSSEADVEDCGGPGPDRHSHPDSDLLPDTEDYSLNSSETDDSDWSQSNEAQSGVEGQKHSDSPEGDSSTKERPFPCSYCGKRFSLKGNLNRHIRDHTGERPFPCTGCDKSFKDSGSLTAHMRCHTGEQPYSCLFCGKNFSGRGNMTRHMRIHTGEKPFTCSVCSKSFHVKEHLNRHMKYHTGEKPFSCSVCGKGCAQKTDLKKHMRVHTGEKPFSCPFCGKCCAEKGDLTKHMRVHTGEKPFSCNICGKSCAQKGSLKIHMRTHTGEKPFSCSVCGKCFTVTGHLKRHMKLHATDSQQADGREADSQQADGREAKATNSCSDKVQQEAEPGKTS